The sequence below is a genomic window from Theobroma cacao cultivar B97-61/B2 chromosome 6, Criollo_cocoa_genome_V2, whole genome shotgun sequence.
aaaaaaaatcaaacttacAACCCTCCCCTACACCTATTGTTTGATCCTGTTTAAATGCATCtatttctttattcatttcaaccccTATAACATCACCAACTAAAAGTACAACTAATTTCAACTTCGTACCATCCTATTAAGTTTCCTGACTAAAAGCATCTATGCCTCTAGGTTTCACATTGACAGTTATAATAGTGGGATCTTGTCattgttttcctttgaaatAAATTCTATTATGATTGCCTCAAGTACTTCCATGCTCACAATGTTTCTTGACATATTTAGAGTTTTTAGGTCAAATTAACCATTCTTCCAAAATATGGTTGACATAAGGAACCTACAGAAATAATTATCCAAACTTCAAGCTATGGACTTAGAGaaataattatccaaagttCAAGTTATGATCTTACACATTTCAAGTCTACTAtgtttttgaacaaaaaataCTGATAGCAGCATCAACTAATATTGCAAAAACAAAGGGGCACTAAGAAGGATAAAAGTTCCCGGAATAACTTTTAGTTTCTTAATACAAGCATAGATGGAGTCTCCATAATTTTCATAAGAAAAGACAGCAAGAgaacaaatataaaaacaagATAATTAACTAAGCAGCAGAAACAGATAGAAACAGGAATCTGCAAAATTATATTTCACAAGGTAATAATTCATATACAATGCCTTATATGATTGGAACTTCAACtgtacaataaaataaacagaAACATTTTCTATGACTACCtttgctaaaaaaaattagataaagCACTCCACAGGGTTGTCAACCAagaggagaaagaaaaggaaacaagCAACAAAAAGCTGACACAACAATGAGACAGATTATAGCTTATTTTGTGGTTAATTTTGACGAGAAAAGAGAATTGGGTTTTTAATTAGAGGCCAAATTTCACTTAAAGCAAACAGAAGGACAAGGAACTATATTGAAAGCTAGTCAGAGAAAAACAAGGTGCTCTTATTCCTTGTTACCAAATTTCTTGGCAATGATAGGACGGACATCATCAGCATCAACCAGAGTCTCTAAGAAGGGAAGTAATGAAATTAGTGCACAATCAGATGGATCATCAAACCAACTCTTAATAGGAATCCCATTATTCACTTGCAGCCTGAAAACCTGAAATCAGCAAAGCCAAAGAATGCTTAAGCCATCAGAAGTATAAGCATGGGACAATcagttttcttttccattttgcATTTTCAATTATGAATATTTCACCATCGTACTATTTAAGTTGATAGCAGACAATGCATCCTGATGATGCTACTAGACAAATAAAATGAGCCTCTATCCTTTCTAGTTGATACTAAGAAGCAGGGCACAACAAGTCTTCACAACTACCTCTCACTGTTAAGCTTGGCCAACTGGATAATCTGGttgttattgtttttaatAGAAATGATTCTCAAATGAACTTTATGCATCACTTCTAACCAAAATAGAAAAGACCTGAAAATCAGAATCTTAATGACTAAGACATGTAGTCACTAAATTACCAGTTCACGTCTACAAAATCTTCTCATCAGCAAAAGGGGACATTAAGTTTGGTAGATAACACACTTAAATTTCACAAGCACATTAAGTTGAAgctaaaagaaatatatattttcagaaaaaaaaaaaaagaaaagatgaccGCCAGGACGAcaattatatgttttgactGATTGTGAAGGCAAGGAAGATGGAAGTTCATGAATTGTAAACCTTTAAGAGAAATGGGCAGGTAAAATACCTGTGGAGAATTATCAATTATAGCAACTTTTGCAAGATCAACACCTAAAACTGTCAAATCTTTAGTGTAACTTCCATCTGAAAAAATGCATGATTCACGATACACTCGCCGAGATATGAGCTTTTGATGTGGGTCCAATATGTCCAGTAATTGTTCTGCATAAATACTTTGGCTTGCAGTAAAGATGACAACTTCAAACATCTCTGCAACTTTCTCCAAAAATGTCTGCAGGTGAGGCCTCTGCTTTACATACACAGTGTGCTctttcatgttgaaaaataCTGTAAAGGTGAAGTCTGCATTATCACAATGTTCTAGTGTAGAGTGGACGAGAGTTTCTGCATGTATCGAAACAATGGTGATCAAACATTTAtggtaatatttattttttttaaagaccAAGTTAAAAcgaagaaaaaagaagcaaagctCAAATAATCCTGTAAAAATTGTAAAGTAGAAATTAGCTTCCAGATCATAAATGTCAAAAGCCATCCCAACTGATTTACAAATCTGAAGTTATTAATACCATTTCAATAGTTAACAGTTTTGCAACAAAATTGGATTGcaatctataacatctaaaaccCCTGAAAGCATTTAAAGCTTTTCTTGCAAGACTTCAACATTAGCCTCACTAATAGAACAAGCATGTGTGGTGATTAAGACACAAATGGACGTTTGCGATAACAGTGGTTTACCTACACTGTTCATGGGAATTGAAAAAACAATCTCCCAAAAGGTTCCACCCAGTTCTTTAGAATCACTTCAAGGCAAAATGTTTTTCTCAGTATTGTTGTCCTCATCAGTACATTCGACTCAACTTTAGTTATGGGGGCTTTTGGCCTCATGTAAGACTCGAAACAGTCAGGTGAATACTCCATTTATAAGATCACAAGAATTAACCAGCCATTTGAAGAAATGTTGCGGTAGCAGTACTGGtgaattaatgataaattaatcccaaagacaaaaaaatacaATAGTACAACAATCAACACATGTATGTCTTACCATCCAAATCAAGCACAAGGGTTACGGGCTTCCTTCTCCAAGCCTCCTTTGGCACCATAGCAGGTCGAAAGCTTGATACAACATCAGATAGTTCtggtaaattttttataaatgacTGTGGATCGAAGTCGTCCGCTTGATCCGAGTCAGAGTTAACATCAGATTCCGGGATGCAGGATCTCATCTGATCAATTGCTACATATAAACCAGCATTATCTTGAGCCATCGTGGCTTCTTCACAGAAATTAACATCATTTATATCATTTGCTTTGACAGTGTCCTCGAGGAAAGGCAGTATCATGTATTGCTCGGCCACATCAAACAACATACTTGGCTCAGAACACTTGAAATCAGGAAAAGAATTGGTTCCAGAGATATTATCATCAACAGCATTTGCATCAAAGGGTATGCTTGCAATTATCATGTCAGATATAAAGAAATCTGATACATTACATGTTTGACTGCCAAACGAGCTTTTGTTATCATCACTTTCATCAGCCCCTAATGCTGGCACTTCAGGGCCATCATTACACCCTACcacaaattgaaaaaagagaTAATAGTGTCaaataaatatcttaacagAACATTGCAACTTTCATTATGCATAAAAGGTAAGTTCTTGAATATTTGAATTCCACAAAAGTTCTTCATCCCACTAGTGAAAGAGTAAGCATTCATGACAGGAAAAAAGACACAATCATATTATGTAAATATACCCTAAACAGTATGGCGCCTGCCTTGGGCAAAAAGGCAGATTAAAGGTTCATACTTTATGCAAagaattttgcttttatttccTTACAGAATGtaatttgaaaaatcacacATCATTTTTATCACTTAAAACGTGTGATAAACAAGCCAATCAGTCCCAACTCCCAAGGCCTTTCCTTTCTGAATCAATGGCATCAGACACTGAAATTCCCTATTATCAGAATTCTTCATGGTAGCATGAAATATCAAATACACAGAAACCCCTAAATACCAAAAGTTCATACAAGTACAGATTTCCCATAAGCATGCAACAAGATTAACTAGCAATAAGAATCTTTTTACTATTAAGTTGTTCATTTTTATATAGCAGGCTATTGCCCTGAAAACcatattttgttcttattttctcttttctaatCAAATTGTTTCTTTATGGACCAGGTAACTGTGCCAAGAGAGAAAGAACCCTTATAACTTAATCATTATGTTTAGGCAGGGATTTCAACCAAAAATACTGTCATTCTCTTAGCCACAAATGGAGAACGGAAAACATTGacgaagaaaaaaaaaaggagaatgGAAAACAAATTCATGTAATATTTAACATTTAACCAGCCAAAACGAAGAATCACCTGCATCATTGTCAATATTTGGTTCAGTGTGGATTACAATTGGCTCCAGAAAAGGAGAGAATATTGTCTCTAAGTTTGAGGCACAGGCTTCGGCAGATTCCTGCAAGTTAAACCATCATTTATAAGCAAGCGCAGACTAAGGTGGGTGAGTCTATTACATGATATCTTCCAAAAGCagagtaaaaaagaaattagcaACTAAAATTCACAAAGTAAGCTGctaaaaagtaataataacttaCCATTCTTCCCACAGTCGTAGAATCAAAAAAAACTGGATGCTGTTTCTGAAGCTCAGAATTGTCATCATCCAAAATAAGTTGCTGAGAACTGGCTCCATTGGTTGCAACAACTTGTGAAGCCACTTCCAAGTCTAATGAATCTATCAAGAAAAGTCCGTAAGAACATGCAAAAAGCTAAAATATTCATGTAatttatcttcttttcttttaacttcTTGTAAGAAAAGAACAAGTTAAAAACCTACAAACCAGAAAGCCTATCATTCATGCgtataagtaaataaatgaagagtGAATAGCCAATACATTCTTATGCTTTGAAGCACCACATAGAGGATGGGTTTAAGGGCAGGCAGTACATGCAATGGAATACATACAAGAAATGAGATCCTAATTTCCCATTATCTACAACAATTTTAGCTCATAAATTAATACCTTCTTCTCCAAATGGTTCAACTGGTTGATCTATGTACTAGCATTTGTTTCCCTGCTACAGTCTACTATAATTTGATATCTTGGTACCACTCCAAACAACTCCATCCTTTTATGTTCTAGACATGGGATAGGACCTTCTAACATCTATATTGCAATTTTTAGAACTACAACTATGCTCAACAAAGTAGttaagtataaaaaattacaagtaAAGCATCATTTCCTTACATAAAAGGAAACTTGTAACAAATCACAAGCCAGGCCAGCTAGTGTCAAGTGTCTTGCCCACACCTCAGCAGACTAAAGCAATGTTTGATATTGCTAATTTCAGTGCACTCAATTTACAGAGAACACGCAATGTCAAGATATAAGCACACACCAgaataattttgaaaccttGTTAATAAAACACTCTAACAAGCATCTGTAACAATTAACATTAGGCGAATATCAGCCTTTTTCAGTGTACTTGCTTACCATCATGAGAATTTTGAGTACATGTACTAAATTCAGCTCCTTGCTGGAAAACCCTGACATGGGAGCATGGTCTTTTGCAAATCATGCTAGACTTCTGACACATACGGAGaccatttttttctcttacaGAACCCATGCTGGATTTGGCCTTCATTCTTAGAGATGGCATTTGATCTGCAGCTGTTATATCTATCACAATCTCTATTCCGGAACATCAGTGGGGAAAAGAACCCCTCTAAATGATCAAATCAGCAGCAGAGGCTCTGTCACATGAACAGTCAAGGTAAGAAGCAAAGATAGTAAAACAGATTGACATAAAGAACTGACAGAACAAGGAGACTGACAtagaaaaaagagaatttttaaaaaacataacTTTGTGAGAAGCGAGACATgtataacaaaaacaaaaccaaagaaaaaggtgagaattaaaagtcaaagtCCATGACCCTTTTTCTAGAATTACTGTTAAAAATAATCTATTGAGAATATCACTTAATACCACAATTCTAAAACCTAGATCTTGATTTCTATAGGGTTTACCGTAGTCAAGCCTGGAGAGACATTTTttcataccaaaaaaaaaaaaaaaaaagaagagaaagagaaaggcaGCAAAAACTCTTCATGAAGAGACGAGAAAACAAGAGCCCttatcaaagaaaaacaaattcttCAAGTAAAACCCACCAAAATTAAAGTCAACCCAAGTCTTTTAATCCCACAAACCACAATATAATCTCATCAACCATAACTTAATTACACAGTATAACACCAAAgaatgcaaaaagaaaaacccaaaaaaccaaaacccGTCTGCATATGAACCCTAACAAAAAAAACAGCTGAAATGACAGTTATACAGTTTCAACTATCATTTAAACATTCCTAAATTAGAAACCCACGAAAAACCCAGAGCTGAAGATCAAAGCAACAGTAcaagcaaaacaacaaaattagCTGAAAAAAactttacaaaataaaaagagaggtAAAAAAGTGAAATTTTCTAGAGCATGAAAAATAGAAGGACCTGTTCGGaaacagaaacaaaaaagagagtgcttcttctctttctttctctctcttttgctaAAGAAAgactttgtttttgtttctctctctctcttaacttccACGAACGGTCAAGACAAAGGTTGGAGGGGGCAAATGTCGGCTTCCATTGGACGATACGGACGGCTGTGATCAAATCTTTAAGAGGACTTTGGACCCTTAGAACTTTGCCACGTAGGATGTGGAACCGCCTCAGTCTAACGCGTTGACACGTGCAAGTTCGTGGAAAGAGAGGGAACTTTTGGGAGGAAATTGTGGAGAGCCTTGCGTTTGATGTTATCCCTAGTCGCGTTCGGTAACGCGTGCTTGCGCTGCATTTTCACAGCATTTAAAATTGTTTCTCCTTTTTAGATTTCTAAAGCCGATTTGACacaattttaattcaatttcgAATtactaatttcctttttttggaatattttagagttttaaattgaaatgaCTATTACCTctcaaaaatataaaggaagTCGTCAATGAAAGAATCCATTATCCTTTCGCTTATGTGCATATTTAatggaaataaataaaaagatattaaaCCGTGCAGCactttattaatatttaatcttttaaaaaattcctAATAGATAAATTCtcaattaatatatatttatcacAAAACAATTACAGTAAAGATAATATGCTTAAATCAAAAGCGAGATTACGCAcaaattatctaaagtggtttggtaagaaaatgattttaaaaattgttagTAAAAACTTGCTTTCAAACATATATTCATTACGGAAAAGAATAGAACATTTTGGCAGTAGAGAAGTACATAATTAGGTAAACCACAAAagtaaaataagataaatacTAGAAATACGAGATTGATCGCAATTTGCAAGAGACAAAGTTTGCTGACTCGCTATAGTTGGGGACTTGAAGGATTATTTAAAGTAAAAGCCTTGAACTCGTAGATTCTTCGTAAGATGGAAGCCTAATCTTTATAAACATGCCATCTACTTCGAAGTCATGTGtaacagaataaaatataaattttattcttagcATTCACCTGAAAACTCTTCTGCTTAATCTTTCATGAATTGAAAAGCCATAAAATGGGTGTTTATTCCAACCCCAAGGAGAAAAAGGAAGTTAATTGATTCATTGAACTGTTAAATCAGAcccccttttttgttttttaagaaGAGACtttgatgaaatttgaaagcatcactttttctcttttttgctagcattttttttttatatacataaTTTTGACGAAAAACAATATATGATTTCGTCTAGAGACATGCTAAAATGATTATATTCGAAAGTGAGCCCTTAAATGTGTTAAAGATCATAGGGCAATTATAGAGAATAGCAATATACTGGCCAGCAGGAATTTTTATCAGATATTTTGTGAATAGTTACTGAAGTAGCCATCCAGGTTCAAGTTCTTAGCTGGAAGCCTGTAAGTTTTAGAGAAgatatttaagaaaaatgcTGTCAATCAAGTGAagagaaattttcttttatgtgaAGTAcaacaaactaagaaaaagTTGATGCTGTTTCAATGACCTTCCACCATCTGAGGATTTTGCTCCCCCCCTGCAGAATAATATCTTGTCCGGTTCCCAGGAACAGGAGCTAGCTGAACTAAGCTCAACTGCAAGTATTTAAGGCATTATTAATGCCTAAAATGAAAGAATTAGTAGCTTTGTTTTTAGTACATTCAAGATAGTTTAAGGGGAGAGAGATGATTAGATctcaattctcttaaaataggAGTAACCAAATTGCTAAGTTAAAGCTGAGTTGTAAACATTGTTGGGTTCTGGTTCATGATTATATTTAGACCAAGTATGGATTACAGTTGTCCTGGCCTAACTCAGTTTGATTAATGAGTGCTTatgccttttcttttctttcaaatcCTGTCgtttggaaagaaaaattcCAACCATCTCATACTAGATATATCAGTCAGTACGTAGTCACGAGGGCCTGCACCTTTGGAAGCAAACATGGATGAATATTGTTCAAATCTACAAGACAAGGGTGCACAATAATGAAAGATTCGTGTGGAGCTTTTGTTTTGGATGACCTGGAACAGGTGCACGTGGacttgatctccaagtttgTTTTCCTCTTTTGTGCAAAATCAAGAATAATTGACATTCATACACTTATTACTCTTTGAACAATCTTTGGTACCCCACTGCCGATATTCCAGATGGACGTCTTGTAGTTTTAGATAAATAATGTAGTAACCCTAAAAATAGAAACAGTAGTGTTTGAAAATGGAACCACAGAATGgattgagagagaaagaatctACCAACTCATTgctaaaaaaacaaaagaacataAATCTGATGATACTGGAAGCTGGTTTATCTAGTTATTTATCATAGGAATTTAACTGGTTTCtgcaaaataagaaaagtagGTAAGATATCCTAATATAGTACTAATAGTTTGGTCATAAGCAATCAATGCTAACCTAGCTTGGCAGTTGCCATGCAGGACAGTAAGCATTTTGCAAAGACTTAAGCCATAGGGGGAAATTAATGTAGTTTTAGATTTCAAGTGAAATCTCTGTGTAGATCAGAAagcaaaagagaaacaagCTGAAGATCATATTTTCATTCTTGTTGGAAATTATCAGAGAATGGGAGGCTTAAGGCTTCAAGTAAGTAGAAGTCTAAGTGATCCAAGCACAGATTCTCTTGGACTAATACTACTGTATGCTTAGCTGCTCATGGTTGCATGAATGGAAGGAAGAATGAACTACAAAGCAAGCTAAGAAGTAAGAAATGCCAGACAAAAGCTACATAACTTACAAGCCTTAAGAAGTAAGAAGTAAGAATGAACTATATATATTCAACTTCCTAACAAATATTGAAGAATTACAATCCTTTGAATAGTTATTGTTAGTGAATTTTGCTTCTTTCCTACAACAACATTGAGTTCCTATAAAAAGCTTAATTTTAGAACTTTGGTAATGATTAAGGTAATTTAAAGGTTAATAAAGGATACAAATAGAATCTAACTGAAGGAAACCATGCTTAATGGGATGTCtgtttgagaaaagaaaacacaaCCACACCTATAAATAACTTTGGTACATATTAAAGAATAGTATTAATTGTAAACACATGTTTGAGTTGGTTACATGTCGAAATCACTTAATTTGGTGACATGCAATGTGATTGGGATAACATTCTTGATATGAACCTCAGTAGTTTAGATGAACACTAACTAATTGATACCTTaattcataattcattaaaaaaaagagaaagggcAGTGTTGGTATTTGAGCATACTAAAACTCGTGGCTCATATTTGAGCATacgaaaaaaaagaaagggcaGTGTTGTTCaagatttttatgtttttcttcttccttttttgggGTGGGTGTGGGGGGGTTTATTTACGAGCGTGTCCAAAGGGGGAATGGACCAACCCACTGGTGTCTTATCTTCTCTTTTCATACTTATTGTCTAAACATATTATTTGATATCTGATGCTTTTTACAGAGTAGACAAACTTTGGTCTATCTCTTCGGTGCTAGGTCAGTGTTCACAATTTTTCCATATTCTGTAATCCATTTTTTGGAGGCCTGTGGAGCACTACATCACGTCCCCTTATTGCTGTTCTTAGTTTTGACATACATCAGACATTGGATTCATGGCTCGAAACCAGATGTGATTGAATTTCTTATGTTGATATGATTTAAGAGTATATTTTTACAGGTATAATTCatttttagcctttaaaatgagacaagtaaaaaaagaaaaaggatcaTCAGTTACAGCAAGGGCAGTAATGAGGGAAACGTCAAAAATTGACATGAGAGCGACAGAGTACTGGTGCAATAATAGTGGTGTCTAATACATAATAGTGGCAACAAAGATGTGTTAAGACAGGTTTTATCAAAGACCAAGTCTTGATTAGGGAAATGGAAACAAGTACTAACAACCGAACTAAACATGTTTAAGGATGAGATAAAATTTAGTAATAAGAACCCCTCCTGGAAATGGAAAAAGACATTTGGAAGTTTATTGCAAAGAGAGAATCAATGAAGCATCAACCAAAAACAGGAGTCGCAAGTACAGTGATGATAAAGTTCCAGCTACTACTTCTTCTACTAACTCTTCTTACAATACACAAATGAGTTTTTGAGAAGAAAATCCCatcagacaaaaaaaaaaaaaaaaaaacccttataAGAAATGGTACTTGAGAGTGGGGAAAGAGCAAAACGGCcccaacaacaacaacaacccAATACTGCTCTTTCATCATCAGCTGCAAGTAACATGAAACCCATCAACAAAGGCAAAGCCATTGCTCAGTACAATGCAGATGCTGGGCTCATGGCTGAGTTTGAGCAGTCGGGTGTGTCCGGTAAGTCCTTTAACTATTCAAGATCAGTTATTTATGCTCCTCGAAGTGTACCTGAGGAACAAATAACAGCTTATCTGTCAAGAATCCAAAGGGGTGGTCTCATTCAACCCTTTGGTTGTATGATTGCTATTGAAGAACCCACCTTTAGGATCATAAGTTATAGTGAGAATTGCTTTGAGTTGTTGGGTTTGCGTTTGGATACTGAGGATGAGTCTAAAGCATTGAAGGGTTTGATTGGAATTGATGCAAGAAGCCTTTTTACGCCAGCATCGGGTCCTTCCTTGGCAAAAGCTGCAGCTTCTAGGGAGATTTCATTGTTAAACCCGATTTGGGTTTATTCCAGGAGCACTCAAAAGCCATTTTATGCTATATTGCATAGGATTGATGTGGGAATTGTGATTGATTTGGAGCCTGCAAGGTCAGGGGATCCTGCATTGTCACTTGCCGGTGCTGTGCACTCACAAAAACTCGCTGTTCGGGCAATAGCTAGGCTGCAGTCACTCCCTGGGGGCGATATTGGTGTACTA
It includes:
- the LOC18596567 gene encoding CTD small phosphatase-like protein 2; this encodes MPSLRMKAKSSMGSVREKNGLRMCQKSSMICKRPCSHVRVFQQGAEFSTCTQNSHDDSLDLEVASQVVATNGASSQQLILDDDNSELQKQHPVFFDSTTVGRMESAEACASNLETIFSPFLEPIVIHTEPNIDNDAGCNDGPEVPALGADESDDNKSSFGSQTCNVSDFFISDMIIASIPFDANAVDDNISGTNSFPDFKCSEPSMLFDVAEQYMILPFLEDTVKANDINDVNFCEEATMAQDNAGLYVAIDQMRSCIPESDVNSDSDQADDFDPQSFIKNLPELSDVVSSFRPAMVPKEAWRRKPVTLVLDLDETLVHSTLEHCDNADFTFTVFFNMKEHTVYVKQRPHLQTFLEKVAEMFEVVIFTASQSIYAEQLLDILDPHQKLISRRVYRESCIFSDGSYTKDLTVLGVDLAKVAIIDNSPQVFRLQVNNGIPIKSWFDDPSDCALISLLPFLETLVDADDVRPIIAKKFGNKE